The Salmo salar chromosome ssa04, Ssal_v3.1, whole genome shotgun sequence genomic sequence GATTAACACTGATCCTTGTAtcatttatttgttttattccctACAAGCTTTTCTTCATGATATGTATTACTCTGACCCTTCCTCCATCAGCTGCATGCCTGACTCTGAATCAGCTctagattaaaaatatatatattattaaggggtggatcagcttaatgaTGCAGAAAgaatgttgcttccatcaatgtaattgtctgcatcatttccaatcccccatgtttttggggggtaaatatatatatatatatatccatatacatacacacatgcatacatatacacatatatacatacacatacctatatagacacaCTCCTTTTTGAATATACCTGTATTATTCCCCAGAAACcttaccacccttcccccaattggtgTAAACCAataaacacttaggcttctaccttcagtttatatatcttatacacattttacagacacaatctattttacaatagttatattttgtttgtttttagtccttcctctatttctgatgtccatccagtttgatttctatttgtaactgtgctatttcacaaaatatCTGAACctaaatacattttacagaccccgtatgttttacactggttatcttgttgttattagtcccacccttcagctccattcaacccctcccatctatctctcaatatcatccattttggatttctatttgccatatatttttcaactgtgcactgatgcttcacaaaagtattgaacctttctattctcatagcttctacagattgtaaattaaaaataaacatttttgctaaaataattattatattattgattgcttgagtatggcttttcaaatcggccagtattgctatctgcagcgttagttctaggcaaatgttgcaattcttcagccattcctgaacctgtgaccaaaaacgagctacatatggacaataccaaaataaatgatctaatgattctgcttcctcacagcagaatctgcagagctgggaagattgtatcccccatacatataacattctattggttgcaataattttgtatagtaatttaaatagaaaaatgtgaagttttgaatctggcgttgttttgcgtatcaattcataaaccatgtgccatggaatgggtgcatcgaaaatctcttcccaactattttgcaatttatatggcacagctgtcagtttggATAAGAAGAAACACTGTCTGGCCATTTTTATTGACCTGTCTAAAGCCTTCGATATTGTGGATCACTCAGTAATTATTCAGAGGCTTTGACTAATTGGTTTGGACCAGGCTATGTGTAGCTGGTTTGAAAAGGATTTAAAAGACAGAACACAATgtgtacccactgggcacagacgtcaattcaacatctattccacgttggttcaatgtcatttcattgaaaggacttggaaacaacgttgattcaaccagtgtctccactgagttaggtaaatctgcttttagttgtTTTGCGCCTCATGTGGAATAATCTCCAAAActccttaaaggggcaatctgcatttgctacatccatttttggagttataaattaattatatataGGCCTACCCATTGATCCtttaagaatataacttagaaatgccccaatgagcttagttcaactgtagtaccatatcagaacccaaaatatatattttttaaattctccAATGCTTgtcaacaaagtaaatgtaaacaaacaatatATTGCCTCAAAGCATGGtttaaactatcattttgatatcatggatggtcagtccttgcatccatagatctgtctatgaatttgagagtggttgcatttctccagccacATTCCTCAGCGTTTTACAGAAACAGGGGCGGGGAGtgactttgttattgtttctaatgCTGATTGCTGCTTTAATTCTGGTGGAGTTGGTGCCTGAAGGGCAATTCAGGTGGATGTTGAAGGGCCTTTTTTACTGAAGAATTTGTTTGTTTCAtatgattgtgttttgcttttcGTGTTTTGTGCAATTGATGTGtatattatacactgaacaaaaatacaaacgcaacatgcaacaatttctaagattttactgagttacagttcatataaagtcAATAGAGAgaaattcattaggccataatctatttatttcacatgactaggcaggGGCGCACCCATGGGTGGGTCTGAGAGGGCATAGGCCcccccactggggagccaggcccagccaatcagaatgagtttttcaacACAAAAGGTtgttattacagacataaatactcctcagcccccattacacgtggtctgtggttgtgaggccacatggaagtactgccaaattctctaaaatgatgttggaggcacaGCATGTGACCAGAGTTGCATGGTAGGAAATCCAGCTCCAAGTCCTTTCCAACAGCTCCGCTAAAACTGCTTGGGCTCACAGGGAAAAAAAATGCTGCTCCAAATTtgctccattcattaaaatcacaatttaaccaacatccatctatttttgtgaataCCAGGACCTATAATATGGTTTTGAaatattgaaaccaaaccatatggatttcaatgaaaagtatttgaataaagatacatttaatttgatttgaaattgtgcatataggctgtgacttacttaGAATGAAATagaaattaaataaaacatgtaagtcaccttgatttagcacctgtgtgttttatcaagtttctttatgaaaatattttgtgaactccatgacagtagctaaaagcaaggggctatagcagcacacaagaaGACTACAAATGGATGCTGGGCTGGGCATGCCCTGAGCTAGTGAAGGGAGCACTACTGGAGCTAATAATTGGAGCGGGCGAGAAGGCCAACgctccaatctttgggaatcttgcTCTgtgctccagtcaaattgggcacgcTCTACTCCAGCTCTGCTCACATATTATAGTTGGAggtgacttatggtagagaaattaacattaaatactctggcaacagctctggtggactttcctgcagtcagcatgccaattacatgctccctcaaaacttgagacatctgtggtattgtgttgtctgacaaaactatacattttagagtggtcttttattgtccccatcacaagatgcacctgtgtaatgatcatgctgtttaatcagcttcttgatatgccacatctgtcaggtggatggattatcttggcaaaggaaaaatgctcactaacagggataagctttttgtgatcttatatttcagctcatgaaacatgggttcaacactttacatgttgcatttatatttttgctcagtatagaTAGCCTTTGTATAgtatgggctcctgagtggcgcagcagtctaaggcgtcagtacagaccctggttcgattccaggctgtatcacaaccggctgtgattggcgagtcccataggatggtgcacaattggcccagcaatgtctgggttagggtttggccggggtaggccgtcattgtaaaataataatttgttcttcaaGGGATTTGATCCCTAAGAAGTTAACTGACTTaactgcctagttaaattaaaggtAAAAAATTGTGTAATTGTTGTTTATTGATGTGTTCATGCAGGTCTTATCTGCGAAAGAGACcgtggtctcagcatgactccctgctGAAATAAAGGCTTcatagaaataaaaaatacatattaTAACGTCTATTCACGAAGCTCCGACCGCTGCCTCAAATGCTCCGTCTAAACGAAAATACGCCTTGGGTGCGATATAATGTTCGAAACATTTGGAACTGACTTTCATATCAGCGAGACAttaccaggggtgtattcattacggaaaCCATTTACCGTTTAATAACCAAACGGGACGAAACGGGGAGTGACCTACTATAGAAATAAGAATATTCGTATTTATAGTATTCTTATTTCTATGGGACCTACCTTATATTTGtctaatagaaactctcgtttgcgtTTTCCGTTTGGAGTCAACGGTTTCTgttcaaaacgttttgcaacagacgaaacgttttgcaacagaatcgacATCATGACTACACCCCAGAACAGCGGTACGTCATTCATGTGCGACGGTGAAACGCCCCTACGCTACCTAGAAGATGGACGTCGAGCCGCTCTAGGCATTGCGACGAGGATAACTACCTTTTATATAACCGTGCAAGTTTACTCCAGACACGCTTTTAATATAACGTTATAGTAATAACAAACTTATGTTGCTGAATTTGCCAAAACATTTTTATTCATCAATGTCGGTATATTTTGCTTTCTAGCTAGCATTACGGAGTCAATTGACGTTAGCTTGCCTGCTAacgtagctagccagctagttaattTTTTCGGGCTTAACTAACGtcagtgagctagctagctaacttgtcaATAACTAAGTTGACGCATTGTCATCACTATGATAGTAACAGGTACGTAGGATTGCTTAAGGCTAGCTACTTCTCTCTCACGTTAGATTAACTAAGTTCAAAGAATTTGCTAGCTATTGAAGTTGCGTTATTCTCAGGCGGCGCTAGCTTGTCACCGTAGTAACTACCTAGCTATGGCATCTAGGCGAGGAAATTGTAATAGCGGCGTGGATTCTCCGTTGAGTATCAATAGCACAACCGGTGGTCCTAATCGTAAACAAAGTATAATCAACgccccaaacagatctgggacgaCTCCTTGTTATGATCGTAAAGTAGGGAAGGCTGAGTATGGGCACCAAGCATGCCAGGGCAACATGACTGTATCCTCACTGAAGACACGTCTAGCCCCGACCATTCAAACCACGTTAACCGCTGCTGTTGATACCCTCTTGGGCGAGGTAGTACTTGTACTCAACGAGACCCAACAAGAGCTGGTTAACAAGGAGCAGGAGAACGAACGACTCAAAGTGGAATTGAGGACGTTACAGGAATGCCTTAGCAGCGCTCAAAAGTTAATTGACCAGTTGCAAATTCCTTTCCCTGGTGCACAGAGCATGGGTCAGTCGGTTTTCGCCCCATCTCTCACATCTATTGGCTCTATGAACACAGCTATGGACAGGGACCGCCAGAGCAATCGTAATGTGAACGGTGCGGACGGCCGGTGTGTTTCAGGGGTCGACCTAGAGATGGGTggctctctcactgagtctctgcATGGTTATGACTCCAGGGATGACTATAAAATGTGTCAGCTCTCAATCCAATCAGATGGCTCTGTGACCAACCATTCTATGGACTCCTATGCTGCCAACACACCTAACATCTGCTCTGACCCCAGCCGGCCAGGTAAATTATTCCTATTTGTCATAAGGCAATCAAATGTTTATATATTGATATAAAGAGGGAGAATATCATTACCAATTTGTTGTAGCTCATTTGGAATGAATGGAAACATGCAATTTCTATGTGCTTCTGACATCCCTTTCTGTTATTTTGTACTAAACAGATGAGAGGCGGCAGCAGCAGGGGACCCAAGCAGTAGGACCAAGGTTTGAGATCAAAGAAGAGCAAGGGCCTGGTACAAGTTCAGGTCCAGGGCAGACCTGCAGTAGAGGGGCAGGGCTGAGGAGCGCCgggggtgctggtggtggtgagcAGACTGCCCCGAATGTGGATGATCTGGGATACATCCATGTTGTGGAGCAGGAGGGGTCATCACGCTCCAGCAGCTACTCTCTCCGCCAACCTAAACCCATGCGGCCACGTGCTGCTACCTTTGGTCCGGCTCAGGGGGGACTGGCAGGACAGAAAGTGGTGTTGAGGTCCCCTGGAGCAGTAGGAAGTGACAGCATGTCCCCGGGTAGGGCAGGAGGGACAGCAGGACCATCCACTTCTCCAGGAGATCCAGACGCAGATCGCCCCCACCATTGTCTGGAGTGTGGGAAGACCTTCCGCCTCATCTCCAGCCTGAAGAAGCACATCCGCATCCACACGGGAGAGAAGCCCTACCCATGTGGGGTGTGTGGCCGCCGCTTCCGGGAGTCGGGGGCCCTGAAAACCCACCTTCGCATTCACACTGGCGAGAAGCCCTACTCCTGCTCTGATTGCCCTAAAATCTTCCGCCACCTAGATGGCCTGCGCAAGCACCAGCGCACCCACACTGGTGACAAGCCCTACGTGTGTGCCATCTGTGGCAAGCGTCTGAGCCGACTGCAGCACCTGAAGCACCACCAGCGCATCCACACCGGAGAGAAACCCTGCAGCTGCCCCTTCTGCAACCGCACCTTCAAGGAGCCGGCGGCGTTGCGCAAGCATGTCCGCACTCACCGTGAAGAGTCTGGCAACATGGAGGCAGGCGTGGGAGAGGATCCGGACCCAGACGCCCTGGACAACATCAACAGCCTCCACCCTGCTGCCCCCTCCCCTCAGATGAGGTTTGATGAGTGGGGAGCCGAAGGGGATGATGTGGACTGTGTGTAGGATGGGCTCATCCTTCTGCCTACAGCATTAGAGCATGACGTTGAAAGAGTCTTcctattccattactgtactgtgTGAGAAAGCCTCCATTCCTTTCCTGAGAAACAGGCTGTGTATCTACTTCCTTAGTGTTGTCCAGTGAACAGGGTAGCCTATTCTTTTCAGAGACACTTCATGTGCCTGTCTGACCCTCTGACACATCTACCCTTTAGTGCTTTATATAATCTTAGAAATGTGAAAGTAGTTTATACAATATGAAATGTACCTATGTATCATGTCCCCCTTTCTCTCGTTGCTAATGACCCTACAATAcaactcccaacaacctacctaaactgtgttcgaatactcatacttaacatactatttgtgatgtaaatTGAGTATGTATTATGCTTATTGTTCATAGTATGGATATAATTAGTATGCCTAAAGTTCCCGAATGTCGTACTACATTTGCCAAAATATGAAGTATAGAAGCAGTGGACACTGATTCCATGCTtatagggcccataatgcaattcttcagaaaatgggtgTGGCTTAACCATttgttttttaacctttatttaactatgcaattcagttaagaacatattcttattttcaatgacagcctaggaatagtgggttaactgctttgttcaggggcagaacgacagatttttaccttgtcagctcggggattcgatcttgcaacctttcggttactagtccaacgctctaaccaccaggctacctgccgccccagatttgaagaaaatggcagaAAATATGCAGCCAAGTCCAACGAGAgaggatacaaattcattgctttaactaattatgacaaatgttaagaaaatgttgaccaatgtaatgacttttcaaataagttacgttacaTGTTATATTGGCTGACAATTGTTAGCTGCTCGAGCCTTACCAACCGCATAGCATTACAGCAGTTGCTTGTATGTTCTGCCATGTTGGCTACCTACCTAATGTTAGTTGGCTAATAATATAgcgaacttgccagtatattaacaatatgttatctaactaactacccaacgtttattgacttgattattcacgtcaTTCTTAGCATAGCTAAGTGGtagtcgttgtgcgttctcaatggacattcttAATGAAGTCTTAAGATGTCAAgttagtaatttgttatgctagcAAGCAGCAATCTCCGGTAGACAGGAGAAGCGCTAGTATgttcaactgaaaggataccgttcgtttacagtatactaaaatgaaatTGTAGTATACACTCTTtaagtatgtgtacagtatgttagtttgggtattcgaacacagctctagTGTATAACAGCCATGTGGCTGCTGGAAATACAAATCCTTTAAGGTGCTCGTCGTATGTATTTTGAGACGGAATGGATGCAACCGGCAGATAGCCTGGtggtaagagcgttgggccagtaaccgaaaggttgctggatcgaatccccgagctgacaaggtaaaaatctgtccttctgcccgctgttccccagtaggccgtcattgtaaataagaatttgttcaataaaggttaaataaatacaaaaacatgtCCAAATGAACAGTTAATTAACTACTATTAGTGCCACCGCCATGGTGACGTTAATCTGAGATTCATCATTGTGACGTTACCATAAACAAATCCAACTTCAGAGAGAGTAGAAGGCCTTACTAACACCTACCCCACACATACTGATAAACAACTGCATACATGTACCAGTTGGGAAATCCCTCTTCTTTCATGCAGCGTGATAGCTGTGTCCTACTCTCTTTGTCAGAAGTTGCTGCTTATAGTCATGTCATATTGCTGAATGTTCCTTTAACTATTAATGCCACTATGTAATGTAAATATGTAATCACTTGCAATTGTTCCCAATTCTTTCTGGTGTTGATTGGCCCATTCAGATAAAAGGGGAACCCTCTTTATCTGaaggggtgtctgtctgatcagAGCACACTTCTAGTTTCAGCCTTTTAAAGCTGTCAATCTCTTTCCCAGTGTATGATCCTTGTGAACTAGACTTGGTCCATCTGCAATTATGGAAAAATGTACATTACCGTTGACAATATTGGAAATATTCTTTAAAATGCAATGCTGGAGTTACATCCAGCATGCGTAGTGGGTTCTCTGGACCCAAGGTAACAGGGTCATGTACCGCATTCTGTGGTTACTTTTGCACGTCAATATTGAACAAATTGTTATATTTTTCTTCCTGCTAAGAATTTGGTATGAAATGTTAAAGAACATGATTTTGTTATTACTTGTCCTCCtgtgtttaaaatgtatttggacCCATCTGATGCATAAAGTTACTTTGTCTTAATGTTACCTATTAAAGGACCTTTGTTGATATTGTCACCTTTTAGTTCTTGTATGTAATCAATAAGAGAATGTTTATTGATCTTGCTGTGAGGGCTTGAGCTTGCAACATACTCTGTTTTCCACAATGTTTATGGGGATTAGTGGTGGAACAATTTCAAGTCAACAGTGGCGCTCGGGCACATTAAATGTAAGATGTTCCTGGTTAACAGAGGCAGAGTTGAACACAGCGCCCTGTGGTCTCTCTGGTGTGGTCAGACTGGTGTTGTTCTGATCCGCTCTCGTTTTCCACACATGCAACCAAAGTGGTGACCCTCCCTGACGGATATGACCGGGCTGACACACCCTCACCCACAGACTActtacaatgacacacacacagccccccccctATGGATTGATTATATTGACGTCTCATGCACACAAAAAACAGCCACACACTCCCTGCTTTTTCCACAGGGccctcgtcataaacgttgatgacATGCTAGTAGGCTGGGTCACAGGATATGACTGGAGAAGCACCATATTTAACATAATCAGGCCCATGGAAAACCAGTAGCATCTAAAGGTTAGATAAATAGAAAATCACTGCCAACCACAGTCAAAcacttccatccctcctcagacTTAGGCACAGCAGTCCCTCCTTGTTTACCCAGTCCCACTGAAATGCCAGTGCTGACCTCGGTGATGTCTGTAAGCCCACAGCCTCCACCATGCCACAGCCCTGTGGTCTTAACAGTCTGTCCCACTGGTACCACTGACCCAGTCTGGTGGTGTTCTGGCATTCACTGGGTTGTTGTAATGACAGTTACAGTAGCCTTACTACTTGGTCTGTAAGTAATAAATAACCAATGAGTTTACAAAGGGGGCAATTTATAATACCTGGAATTCCTTTGTCCTCCATGGGACTAAAGACATTAGGCAATGACTATACCCCTCCTTTCTATAGCTGTGACTCCCTCAGTCTTGTCATGAGTGGCAGTCAGAAATCAGACCTTTGATAGTCTTCTGTCCGCTCTGCGTGCAGGTGGCAGTACCCTGATTGTGTTATTGTATTCCTGACTCTCCATTTCTCATCAGTCTAGTCTGTAAGTACCTCTCTCCCgttctaatgtaaaaagcaggacTGGGCTGTGAGTTGGGTATTAGTTTAGTTGGGGAGGGAGGCAGTGGACAACAGCTCTTTGTCtagtttgtgtgtttgtggtgtgagTGAATGTGCTTGAGTAGGTGTGCTACAGCTCGACTGGCTTCTAGTTTTGTACGCTTCTGTGAGTGGTTGTTTTATTCGATTGTGAGTATGCATGTGAGTGTGTTTTGTGCAAGTGTCTGTCTTGGCAGTGGATGTCGCTGTGAGGAGAGAAGCACAGGCAGAGAAATGTAAGTGCAGCCTGTGAACTCTCCAGGCCCATGCAGTCATTTCCTTTAGCAACTGAGAGCAAATATTCATACTTTTTGTAGAGGAAGTGACTCAACCCTCTCCCCaactctcactttctctttctggCCCATCACATGAACCCACCGGATGACATTCCTGACCCCAACTGTACACCTTTGACTGATTGTGAAGGTTAGCTaatggtgtgggtgtgtggtctGTAAGTGAATGGGGAAATGTGGTAATGCTCTGTTATGTCATGCTGTCTTTATATTTCACTACTAAATACAGTAACAATCGATATACTTTGATTGGATAGCTGGATTTGGCGCTGTTACTTTCTCACCCAGTCGTTGTATGGTGTCACATCTATACCAATATTTGTCATTTATTTAATAGTCTAGATTTGAGATAGGCTTAAATTATGAGAGCtgatgttttttttgtaaattgagttTTGTCAACAGGCACCTCTTTTCCTCCCACAACTGTAACTGTAAGCCATATGATGCTCTACTTTCCCCTGAACGGAGAGCTGTTTCGTACAGTTGGCATTCACACTTGATTTCGAGGTGTTTTCCAGAGCGACACGCACAGCTGTGCCATTATCGTTCCTTGGTTAGGGGGTGTTAGGAGAAATAACCAACAACGAAACCACTTTCAGCTTAGCTCCTGCGCTGCCTGGCCTGCTGCCAGCTCTTTCTGGAGAGGATTGGCttggctccctctccctctctcctcccttctttccCAAACCAAGATACGCACACAGTAACCATCCAAGCAACAGCAGGGAGAAAGGAGAGCGAGAAAGCGGGTAGGGAAATGAGAAAGTTCTCTCGGTAACTTTTGGGTCCTGTATTTTAGTTAAAATAAAAATGCCATACATTTTACTGTTCGGAATGAATCATTTTTATATGCGGGGAGACTGAAATTGGCTGTTTTCAAGTGCAGGAGGGAAGCAGTACACCACTGAAGTTTTCTCAGCACTTTTTTCGTTGTATGAGGCACCTTTATAATCAACATTTTGGAATACCTCCGGAAGTTAGTCGGTTGTTTTCTGGGTTCGAGTGAAAGGAATACAGAGTCCCTTGGTGTTTTGTTCTGAACAGTCTTTAACAGCATTACATTTTGACACCGTGAATGCCCCCTTCTCTTTGCGCACGGCGGTGAAGGATGCCAGGATGCCTTCTCTGATCATTTCCCATCTGCTCGTAATCTGGCTGGGTGTCCAGAGGCTGGCCTGGTGCGCAGAGCGCACATCCACCCGGGAGCGCTTCAAAGTGGTCATCGCCCCTCTCATCTGCAAGAGGATTTgtttaaaaggccagtgccaggaCACTTGTGAGCAGGGCAACAACACCACACTGATAGGCGAGAACGGACAGTCAGCGGATACTCTCACAGGGCCTGGATTCAGAGTGGGTGAGTGGTGATGCGATGATAAACAATAATGCTTTTCTTTTCTTTACAGAAATAAAGATTATGTTGCTTACCCTGGCCTAATTATGCTGTTTTCTTTTTTAATTCTAATCCATGAACAATATCAGTCCTTGTAGGGAAGaaaatacacatagacccatagGCCTTAATCATCAGAATCAAAATGACCATTGCATTGCTCAGACATGGCTCATTGGCATATTTCAGATTTTCCCCCTTCTCTAATCTCTTGCCCACATTGTCTGGCTGGCATGAGTTTAGTCTTTCTGAACAGTGTCGGATGAAATATTGTAAACCATGGCTCCTGGGCCTATACGTTTACATTCTGGAGCCTACATTGGAGTTTACTTAGCCAACTAAACTCAACTCCACGATTTACGACTAGTGTGGGCGGACTGGAGCTCCAGCATCACATAAAATGAAAGTTGAGTTTTATCTGCTAGAGTTTACTGTTCCCTCTCCCACTGCCCAGTATAAAGCTGCGACCAGCAACCATTCAGTCAACACACTCTCACAATGATAACAATTTTACCAGGATTGTGTTTTAAAAGCACCCTTGCCAGTTTACATTTGAATTATCTACTGTGATATCTACAGGCTAGCAGCAGTTGTCAgacacaataaatacactgagtgtacaaaaaattaggaacacctgctctttccgtgaCATAGCCCGACCAGGTTAAAGCTATGAGCCCTTATTGATGTCAgctgttaaatacacttcaatcagtgtagatgaagggaggagacaggttaaataatgttttaagccttgagacaatagagccccacagtggaggtttcataatacccataaaacctagtggtccaacagggaaatggttccaatcgtttttccatcaTTCATTTTTCCCAAAGGGAATTTTAAAAACACAAAAAATAAGGGTTGTGTTTCGTGtaagcttaccctggcgtgacgttttgataaccatgtaaatctctcggacaaggtgacttttatcaatatctttggctctatttactcttagattcaaaaatgctaattagcatcaaagtagacatcatgcaagactacaaatccctgcaagctcctgcacgtcagCTCTACCtggcacctttgctaacaggttcATTTAAAGAAAGCCATTTGATTAAATAATACATTTAGCTAAAATTAGATAGATAattcagagattcttacctttgccttgatATGGCAGTCACGTCCatatcatcatggcatttgtagttctttatgatagccacattagcagctaattagcatttcatttgttgggggtaaatacaggcgaatatattgataagagtcaccttgtcctagagagatttacacggttgtcaaaacgtcatgccagggtaagcctacacaaaacacagcccttattttaaatgtttctaaaatcccctatgggaaaaatgaatgattgaaaaacaattggaaccatttccttgtttgattgtgcctttgaacggggtatggtagtaggtgccatgcgcaccggtttgagtgtgtcaagaacagcaatgctgctgggtttttcacggtcgacaatttcccgtgtgtatcaagaatggtccaccacccaaaggacatccagccaacttgacacaactgtgggaagcattggagtcaacaaggtgcgaacatccctgtggaacgctttcgacaccttgaagAGTCCATACCATgaataattgaggctgttctgaaggaacAGGAAGGTGTTCCtctttgttttgtacactcagtgtatttaatGATTaccccacagcaactcacccaagccttccccatttctccttctcccaaatccagtcagctgatgttctgaaagagctgcaaaatctggacccccacaaatcagccggactagacaatctggaccctttctttctaaaattatctgccaaaattgttgcaacccctattacta encodes the following:
- the LOC106603115 gene encoding zinc finger protein 316, with amino-acid sequence MASRRGNCNSGVDSPLSINSTTGGPNRKQSIINAPNRSGTTPCYDRKVGKAEYGHQACQGNMTVSSLKTRLAPTIQTTLTAAVDTLLGEVVLVLNETQQELVNKEQENERLKVELRTLQECLSSAQKLIDQLQIPFPGAQSMGQSVFAPSLTSIGSMNTAMDRDRQSNRNVNGADGRCVSGVDLEMGGSLTESLHGYDSRDDYKMCQLSIQSDGSVTNHSMDSYAANTPNICSDPSRPDERRQQQGTQAVGPRFEIKEEQGPGTSSGPGQTCSRGAGLRSAGGAGGGEQTAPNVDDLGYIHVVEQEGSSRSSSYSLRQPKPMRPRAATFGPAQGGLAGQKVVLRSPGAVGSDSMSPGRAGGTAGPSTSPGDPDADRPHHCLECGKTFRLISSLKKHIRIHTGEKPYPCGVCGRRFRESGALKTHLRIHTGEKPYSCSDCPKIFRHLDGLRKHQRTHTGDKPYVCAICGKRLSRLQHLKHHQRIHTGEKPCSCPFCNRTFKEPAALRKHVRTHREESGNMEAGVGEDPDPDALDNINSLHPAAPSPQMRFDEWGAEGDDVDCV